One Alkalidesulfovibrio alkalitolerans DSM 16529 genomic region harbors:
- a CDS encoding LysE/ArgO family amino acid transporter: protein MLPLFWEGFGMGSGLIIAIGAQNAFVLAQGVRREHHLPVALTCAVCDALLIAAGLAGMGAALAAAPTLRQAAALGGALFLGCYGLRAALSALRGGGALRAGDGDVGRSLKATLLLTLAVTLLNPHVYLDTVLLLGSIGGRHGDPGRWHFGAGATVASFAWFFALALCGRLLAPLLSRPTAWRALDALVALVMWTVAAGLVRFALV, encoded by the coding sequence ATGCTGCCGCTGTTCTGGGAAGGGTTCGGCATGGGCTCGGGACTGATCATCGCCATCGGGGCGCAAAACGCCTTTGTCCTGGCCCAGGGAGTCAGGCGCGAGCACCATCTGCCTGTGGCCCTGACCTGCGCGGTGTGCGATGCGCTGCTCATCGCCGCCGGACTGGCCGGCATGGGCGCGGCCCTGGCCGCCGCCCCCACACTTCGGCAAGCCGCCGCCCTCGGCGGGGCGCTCTTTCTGGGGTGCTACGGCCTGCGCGCCGCGCTCTCGGCCCTGCGCGGCGGGGGGGCGCTTCGCGCGGGGGACGGCGACGTCGGACGCAGTCTGAAGGCCACACTGCTCCTGACCTTGGCCGTGACCCTGCTCAACCCGCACGTATACCTCGACACCGTGCTGCTCCTGGGCAGCATCGGCGGCCGCCACGGCGATCCGGGCCGCTGGCACTTCGGCGCGGGTGCGACCGTGGCCTCCTTCGCTTGGTTCTTCGCCCTGGCGCTGTGCGGCCGCCTCCTGGCCCCCCTGCTTTCCAGGCCCACAGCCTGGCGCGCCCTGGACGCCCTGGTGGCCCTGGTCATGTGGACCGTAGCCGCGGGACTCGTGCGCTTCGCGCTCGTTTAG
- a CDS encoding YgiQ family radical SAM protein has product MNRLERRPARRLEQPPVLPMSAEEMARLGWEELDVLLVTGDAYVDHPSFGASLLGRWLVHHGYRVGIVAQPRWDTPDDVARMGRPRLFAGVTAGALDSMLAHYTAFRKKRSDDAYTPGGLAGKRPNRASIAYTGVVRRAFPGLPVVLGGIEASLRRISHYDFWTDALRRSILLDSKATAILYGMAENSIIALADALAAITNQEAQDEADDPAAQRRLLTRTLAQIPGVVLAGHADDIPSGLPVLKLPSHEDMLADPKLLVRATALLEQHAHQGTHAAVQPSGDRLLILTPPDTGLDQAGLDTLLGLPFSRAPHPSYAEKIPAADMILTSVTTHRGCAGGCSFCTLALHQGRRIRSRSEESILAEVKRIAKTPGFTGSLSDVGGPSANMWNARCTADPAKCARPSCLTPRPCPSFTADQSGFVELLREVARVPGVRHVRVASGWRMDLALADKRALGVMVREFVGGQAKVAPEHMAAHVLRLMRKPSFADFEEFLRIFAHESSRASKRQYVIPYLMSGFPGCTDDDMRALAGWLHERGLKPEQVQCFIPLPGTAAAAMFHAGTDMEGRPIPMAKSDAERLRQHALLVPVGRAPRRGGQPKTAPGPDAPRGQRPHRGGRDKRGSHGKPKRG; this is encoded by the coding sequence ATGAACCGGCTTGAACGACGCCCGGCGCGGCGGCTGGAGCAGCCGCCCGTCCTGCCCATGAGCGCCGAGGAAATGGCCCGCCTGGGTTGGGAGGAACTGGACGTTCTCCTGGTCACGGGCGACGCCTACGTGGACCACCCGAGCTTCGGCGCGTCTCTGCTCGGCCGCTGGCTCGTCCACCACGGCTATCGCGTTGGCATCGTGGCTCAGCCGCGCTGGGACACGCCCGACGACGTGGCCCGCATGGGCCGCCCGCGTCTCTTCGCGGGCGTGACGGCCGGGGCGCTCGATTCCATGCTGGCCCATTACACGGCCTTCCGCAAAAAACGCAGCGACGACGCTTACACGCCCGGCGGTCTTGCGGGCAAGCGGCCAAACCGGGCCTCGATCGCCTACACGGGCGTGGTGCGCCGGGCCTTTCCCGGCCTGCCGGTCGTTTTGGGCGGCATCGAGGCCTCGCTTCGCCGCATCTCGCATTACGACTTCTGGACCGACGCGCTGCGGCGCTCCATCCTGCTGGACAGCAAGGCCACGGCCATCCTCTACGGCATGGCCGAGAACTCCATCATCGCCCTGGCCGACGCCCTGGCCGCGATCACGAACCAGGAGGCGCAGGATGAGGCGGACGACCCCGCAGCGCAGCGCCGCCTGTTGACGCGGACCCTGGCGCAGATTCCGGGCGTGGTGCTGGCCGGACACGCAGATGACATCCCAAGCGGCTTGCCGGTCCTTAAACTGCCTTCCCACGAGGACATGCTCGCCGACCCCAAACTGCTCGTGCGGGCCACGGCGCTGCTCGAACAACACGCGCACCAGGGCACGCACGCGGCCGTGCAGCCAAGCGGCGACCGGCTCTTGATCCTCACCCCGCCCGACACCGGCCTGGATCAGGCGGGGCTGGACACGCTCCTCGGGCTCCCCTTCTCGCGCGCGCCGCACCCCTCCTATGCCGAGAAGATACCGGCCGCGGACATGATCCTCACCAGCGTGACCACCCACCGGGGATGCGCGGGCGGCTGCTCCTTTTGCACCCTGGCCCTGCACCAGGGCAGACGCATCCGGTCACGAAGCGAGGAGTCCATCCTGGCCGAGGTGAAGCGTATCGCGAAGACGCCGGGCTTCACGGGCAGCCTGAGCGACGTGGGCGGGCCCAGCGCCAACATGTGGAACGCCCGCTGCACGGCCGATCCGGCCAAGTGCGCGCGGCCAAGCTGCCTGACGCCGCGCCCCTGCCCGAGCTTTACGGCCGATCAATCCGGCTTCGTGGAGCTTTTACGCGAGGTGGCGCGGGTTCCCGGCGTGCGCCACGTGCGTGTGGCCAGCGGCTGGCGCATGGACCTGGCCCTGGCCGACAAGCGGGCGCTTGGCGTCATGGTGCGCGAGTTCGTGGGCGGACAGGCCAAGGTCGCGCCCGAGCACATGGCCGCGCACGTGCTGCGCCTGATGCGAAAGCCCTCTTTCGCCGACTTCGAGGAGTTCCTGCGCATCTTCGCGCACGAGTCGTCACGGGCCTCGAAACGGCAGTACGTGATCCCTTACTTGATGAGCGGCTTCCCCGGTTGCACGGACGACGACATGCGCGCCCTGGCCGGGTGGCTCCACGAGCGGGGCCTGAAGCCCGAGCAGGTGCAGTGCTTCATCCCTCTTCCGGGCACCGCAGCCGCGGCCATGTTTCATGCAGGCACGGATATGGAGGGCAGGCCCATCCCGATGGCCAAAAGCGATGCCGAGCGCCTGCGCCAGCACGCGCTGCTCGTGCCCGTGGGCAGGGCCCCGCGCCGGGGCGGCCAGCCAAAGACAGCGCCGGGACCGGACGCGCCGCGCGGACAGCGCCCGCACCGCGGCGGACGCGACAAGCGCGGCAGCCACGGGAAGCCAAAACGCGGCTGA
- a CDS encoding single-stranded DNA-binding protein → MAGSLNKVMIIGRMGSDAKLSYLPSGQPVTNFNVATDESYRDKQSGEKIERTEWHRIAIFGKSAEFCANYLGKGRLVYIEGALRTRKWQDKDGQDRYTTEIVVQPFGGTVQGLDSPRGQGEQGYEGAPRQQARGQGGGQQGRQNRDDDLGPAFPSEASGMDDVPF, encoded by the coding sequence ATGGCCGGCAGCCTGAACAAAGTCATGATCATCGGCCGCATGGGGTCGGACGCCAAGCTTTCCTATCTTCCCTCGGGACAGCCGGTGACCAATTTCAACGTGGCCACGGACGAGTCTTACCGCGACAAGCAAAGCGGCGAGAAGATCGAACGCACCGAGTGGCACCGCATCGCGATCTTCGGCAAGTCGGCCGAGTTCTGCGCGAACTATCTGGGCAAGGGCCGTCTGGTCTACATCGAGGGGGCGCTGCGCACCCGCAAGTGGCAGGACAAGGACGGCCAGGACCGCTACACCACGGAGATCGTGGTCCAGCCGTTCGGCGGCACCGTGCAGGGGCTGGACAGCCCGCGCGGCCAGGGCGAGCAGGGCTACGAGGGCGCGCCGCGCCAGCAGGCACGCGGACAGGGCGGCGGACAGCAGGGCAGGCAGAACAGGGACGACGACCTCGGCCCGGCCTTCCCGAGCGAGGCCTCGGGCATGGACGACGTGCCGTTCTAG
- a CDS encoding LysR family transcriptional regulator ArgP yields MIDYRNLAALAAVVDEGGFEKAARVLNLTQSAVSQRIRALEEGLGLVLLVRAAPPAPTAAGRRLLALWRQVRRLEEDVLAEVGRGEGGAFSVLPVGVNADSLATWFLPALDDFLRTHGVLLDVRVDDQEATHELLRAGEVAGCVTERAEAMQGCRVTPLGVMTYRLVAAPAFAARWFAHGMTHEAVVAAPMLVFNRKDDLHNKLLRAALGEPPPRIPITWLPSSEGFVRQIARGHACGMLPDVQSAGMIASGELVDLAPGSAVRVRLHWHCWNLESSLLAAFTKALTQGARGALEDG; encoded by the coding sequence ATGATCGACTACCGCAATCTCGCGGCCTTGGCCGCAGTCGTGGACGAGGGGGGATTCGAGAAAGCCGCCCGAGTTTTGAATCTCACTCAATCCGCCGTGTCGCAGCGCATCCGCGCCCTGGAAGAAGGCCTGGGGCTGGTGCTTCTGGTGCGCGCCGCGCCGCCCGCTCCCACGGCTGCGGGCCGCCGTCTTTTGGCCTTGTGGCGGCAGGTGCGCCGTCTGGAAGAGGACGTGCTGGCCGAGGTCGGCCGGGGGGAGGGCGGCGCGTTTTCCGTGCTGCCCGTGGGTGTCAACGCGGACAGCTTGGCGACGTGGTTTCTGCCCGCGTTGGATGATTTTCTGCGTACGCACGGTGTGTTGCTCGATGTGCGGGTGGACGATCAGGAGGCCACGCACGAGCTTTTGCGCGCTGGCGAGGTGGCGGGTTGCGTGACCGAGCGGGCCGAGGCCATGCAGGGCTGCCGCGTCACGCCGCTCGGGGTGATGACCTATCGGCTGGTGGCCGCGCCCGCCTTCGCCGCGCGCTGGTTTGCGCACGGTATGACGCATGAGGCCGTCGTGGCCGCGCCCATGCTCGTCTTCAACCGCAAGGACGATCTGCATAACAAGTTATTGCGCGCCGCGCTGGGCGAACCGCCCCCGCGCATTCCCATCACCTGGCTGCCTTCGTCCGAGGGGTTCGTGCGCCAGATCGCGCGGGGCCACGCTTGCGGCATGCTGCCGGACGTCCAGAGCGCCGGGATGATCGCCTCGGGCGAACTGGTCGATCTCGCGCCGGGCAGCGCCGTGCGGGTGAGGCTGCACTGGCACTGCTGGAACCTGGAATCGTCGCTGCTCGCGGCCTTCAC